A portion of the Calothrix sp. 336/3 genome contains these proteins:
- a CDS encoding DUF1345 domain-containing protein, whose amino-acid sequence MNLPQKPTQTFAKGKLPHQWRVRSRLILSIIVALIVSVLVPYSLSLSTRILCIWNAGVICFLASTWALMTRARPKIMRRNAQSQDEGRLVILSLITAAACASILAIAFILRETKEKDISVVIPHIILAVLTIIGSWLLVHTIFAMHYAHEYYQDHKTESDCHAGGLDFPEDIEPDYWDFLYFSFVIGMTSQVSDVQITSPSLRRLSLFHSVLSFFFNTAIVAMSINIIAGLIQ is encoded by the coding sequence ATGAACTTACCTCAAAAACCTACACAAACTTTTGCCAAAGGTAAACTTCCTCACCAATGGAGAGTTCGCTCTCGCCTAATTTTATCTATCATAGTTGCCTTAATAGTATCGGTTCTGGTTCCATATTCACTGAGTTTATCTACTCGAATTCTCTGTATATGGAATGCTGGGGTAATATGTTTTCTAGCTTCAACTTGGGCGCTAATGACGCGAGCAAGACCAAAAATAATGCGCCGTAATGCTCAAAGTCAAGACGAGGGACGCTTGGTAATATTGAGCTTAATTACTGCTGCTGCCTGCGCTAGCATATTAGCGATCGCCTTTATTTTAAGAGAAACTAAAGAGAAAGATATAAGTGTAGTAATTCCCCATATAATTCTAGCAGTGCTCACAATTATTGGGTCGTGGTTACTCGTCCATACTATATTTGCGATGCACTATGCTCATGAATATTATCAGGACCACAAAACTGAGAGTGATTGTCATGCTGGAGGACTAGATTTTCCTGAAGATATTGAGCCAGATTACTGGGATTTTTTATATTTCTCTTTCGTTATTGGGATGACTAGTCAAGTTTCAGATGTCCAAATTACCTCGCCATCTCTGAGGCGTTTATCTTTATTCCATAGCGTTCTTTCTTTTTTCTTCAATACCGCAATTGTGGCGATGAGCATTAATATCATTGCAGGTTTAATTCAGTAA
- a CDS encoding SDR family NAD(P)-dependent oxidoreductase translates to MDLKLSDKVALVSGSTAGIGLAIATIFAQEGAKVIVNGRTKERVNHALESIGQSVPNAVTQGIVADLGTQAGVEATIQQAPFVDILVNNLGIYASKAFEDISDEEWMNILEVNVMSGVRLSRHYLPLMLKENRGRIIFVSSESGLNIPVEMIHYGVTKTAQIALSRGLAETTAGSHVTVNTVLPGPTRSEGIETFIQGFAKEQNISPEQVEKDFFTKTRPSSLIQRFASTSEVAALVAFVASPLASAINGAALRVEGGVVRSII, encoded by the coding sequence ATGGATCTCAAACTATCAGATAAGGTTGCATTGGTGAGTGGTTCAACCGCCGGAATTGGACTAGCGATCGCTACTATATTTGCTCAAGAAGGAGCGAAGGTGATTGTCAATGGCAGAACTAAAGAGCGTGTAAACCATGCCCTTGAGAGTATTGGGCAAAGTGTCCCAAATGCTGTAACTCAAGGAATTGTCGCTGATTTAGGAACCCAAGCAGGAGTTGAAGCAACGATTCAACAAGCGCCATTCGTCGATATTCTGGTGAATAACTTGGGAATCTATGCCTCCAAAGCATTTGAAGACATTTCTGATGAGGAGTGGATGAATATTCTAGAAGTCAATGTGATGAGCGGTGTACGACTATCACGCCATTACTTACCCCTCATGCTCAAGGAAAATAGGGGACGGATTATTTTCGTTTCTAGTGAGTCTGGTTTGAATATTCCCGTTGAGATGATTCACTATGGGGTGACAAAGACTGCACAAATAGCGTTGAGTCGTGGTTTAGCTGAAACAACCGCAGGCAGCCATGTCACAGTCAATACCGTATTGCCAGGTCCAACCCGTTCTGAAGGAATAGAAACTTTCATCCAGGGGTTTGCCAAGGAGCAAAATATTTCACCCGAACAAGTTGAGAAAGATTTTTTTACTAAGACTCGTCCATCTTCACTGATTCAGCGATTTGCTTCAACCTCTGAAGTCGCGGCATTAGTTGCATTTGTTGCTAGTCCCTTGGCATCTGCGATTAATGGTGCTGCTTTGCGCGTAGAGGGTGGAGTGGTGCGATCAATTATTTAA
- a CDS encoding potassium channel family protein, whose translation MRSKPPLESYTERLCQQERSEVLQQWDNWLETPMLVLGFAWLGLFIVELVWGLNPLLEAIATVIWLAFLIDFGIKFLLAPHRMSYLRHNWLTAFSLLIPALRIFRIVPLIQSLQSAHGVRGLKLLRVMTRTNKGMRVLAASIGRRGFGYVAGLTVIVTLIGAAGIYAFERELPNGTIINYGTALWWTAMVMTTIGSDYFPKTAEGRILCFFLALYAFAISGYVTATLATLFVGQDTENNQAELARAKSLQALQAEITALRTEIQALVRRDLDQ comes from the coding sequence ATGAGGTCAAAGCCACCCTTAGAGTCTTATACTGAGAGGCTATGCCAACAAGAGCGTAGTGAGGTGCTGCAACAGTGGGACAATTGGCTAGAAACGCCCATGCTGGTGCTTGGCTTTGCTTGGTTAGGGCTATTTATCGTTGAGCTAGTTTGGGGACTGAATCCTCTGCTAGAAGCGATCGCTACCGTAATTTGGCTCGCCTTTCTCATAGATTTTGGTATCAAATTTCTCCTCGCTCCTCACAGAATGTCCTACCTCAGACATAACTGGTTGACCGCTTTTTCGCTGTTGATTCCAGCGCTGCGAATCTTTCGGATTGTGCCATTAATACAGTCTTTGCAATCAGCTCATGGGGTTCGAGGGTTAAAGTTGTTGCGAGTGATGACACGAACCAACAAAGGAATGCGAGTTTTAGCAGCCAGTATTGGTAGACGAGGATTTGGCTATGTGGCGGGATTAACCGTGATTGTCACCCTCATTGGAGCGGCTGGAATTTATGCGTTTGAGCGCGAACTTCCTAATGGCACTATCATCAACTATGGTACTGCGCTGTGGTGGACGGCAATGGTAATGACCACCATCGGTTCTGATTACTTTCCGAAAACAGCAGAAGGTCGAATACTATGCTTTTTCCTGGCACTGTATGCGTTTGCTATAAGTGGTTATGTGACTGCAACCCTGGCAACATTATTTGTGGGTCAAGATACTGAGAATAATCAAGCAGAACTAGCGAGGGCAAAATCACTTCAAGCCTTGCAAGCAGAAATTACCGCACTCCGAACTGAGATTCAAGCCTTAGTACGACGAGATTTAGACCAATAA
- a CDS encoding DnaJ C-terminal domain-containing protein — translation MPTATDFKDYYTILGVSKTATPEEIKRDYRKLARKYHPDLNPGDKDAEAKFKDLNEANEVLSDPEKRQKYDQFGQHWNNPGYTEAASPRGTNAATSNFDQYGDFDSFINDLLGRSRRTTSTGGFDGFGDGFRSQAPAPNTEAAIALTFSEAFHGVQKRLQLDDETINVRIPPGAKSGSRIRIKGKGRPSPFSQQRGNLYLTIEVLPHSFFRFEDNNLVCDIPIRPDEAVLGAEIKVPTPDGSVTMKIPKGVRSGQSLRLRGKGWTLPKGGRGDLFAKLQIVTPQDLSPIEEEYYEKIQANTSFNPRVQLEEIKL, via the coding sequence ATGCCTACTGCAACGGATTTTAAGGATTATTATACCATCCTGGGAGTCAGCAAAACCGCAACCCCTGAAGAAATTAAACGAGATTACCGTAAGCTTGCCCGCAAATATCACCCTGACCTCAATCCTGGAGATAAAGACGCAGAGGCAAAGTTCAAAGACCTCAATGAAGCAAATGAGGTACTCTCTGATCCAGAAAAGCGGCAAAAGTATGACCAGTTTGGTCAGCACTGGAATAATCCTGGTTACACTGAAGCAGCATCACCTAGGGGAACTAATGCTGCGACGAGCAACTTCGATCAATATGGAGACTTTGATTCCTTTATCAACGATCTGCTAGGTCGATCTAGACGTACAACCTCTACTGGTGGCTTTGATGGTTTTGGTGATGGATTTCGTTCCCAAGCTCCTGCACCGAATACAGAAGCTGCGATCGCACTCACGTTTTCTGAGGCATTCCACGGTGTCCAGAAGCGACTACAACTCGACGACGAAACCATCAATGTTCGTATTCCCCCAGGGGCAAAATCAGGAAGCCGAATTCGCATCAAGGGTAAAGGTCGTCCTAGTCCATTCTCTCAACAGCGTGGCAATTTATATTTAACTATCGAAGTGTTACCACATTCCTTCTTTCGATTTGAGGATAATAACCTGGTTTGTGACATTCCAATTCGACCTGATGAAGCAGTTTTAGGGGCAGAAATCAAAGTGCCAACCCCTGATGGTAGCGTGACGATGAAAATTCCCAAAGGGGTGCGTTCGGGGCAATCGCTGAGACTGCGGGGTAAAGGTTGGACATTGCCAAAAGGTGGACGAGGTGACTTGTTCGCCAAACTTCAGATTGTCACACCCCAAGACCTGAGTCCAATTGAGGAAGAATACTACGAAAAAATCCAGGCAAATACCAGCTTTAACCCCCGTGTCCAGTTAGAGGAGATTAAGTTATGA
- a CDS encoding chaperone modulator CbpM translates to MSFSLSKTVVSLDGEQLYSFEYAALMTETSITVLQVYVELGIIEPIGSMLHSHTIARIAQIQRLRRDLGLNLVGASIVLDMATEIAQLRAMVKMYQSHQEKPL, encoded by the coding sequence ATGAGTTTCAGCCTTTCAAAAACCGTGGTCTCCCTGGATGGTGAGCAACTCTACAGCTTTGAATATGCCGCATTGATGACTGAGACTTCAATTACAGTTTTACAGGTTTATGTTGAGTTAGGCATAATCGAACCAATTGGTAGTATGTTGCATTCCCATACGATCGCGCGAATTGCTCAGATTCAACGGTTACGTCGAGACTTGGGACTAAACTTAGTCGGAGCCTCAATAGTGCTAGATATGGCAACTGAAATCGCCCAATTACGGGCAATGGTCAAAATGTATCAGTCTCATCAAGAAAAGCCTTTATGA
- a CDS encoding NADP-dependent oxidoreductase, with the protein MTDVISREVVLVSYPNGLPNADNFAIAQTKLQPLQDGQVLVRNLYMSVDPYMRGRMSDRKSYVPPFELGKPLNGGAVGEVLESRAKEFNQGDIVTSSFGWREYFIAAPKELHLVSQEVQPLSVYLGALGMTGMTAWVGLNLVNVKAGDVIFISGAAGAVGSVAGQLAKLRGCRTIGSAGSMEKVKFLQEECGFDIAFDYKAAPILEQLNREVPDGIDVYFDNVGGEMLEAALSVLKVHGRIIACGGISGYNQEKQPGPSNLFNMITKRLTMKGLIVSDWLAHQQEFEQEVGKYFRDGKLKNKETVVIGIEQAVSAFIGLFEGKNVGKMVVKLD; encoded by the coding sequence ATGACAGATGTAATCAGTCGCGAGGTTGTGCTGGTTTCTTACCCTAACGGACTGCCCAACGCAGATAACTTTGCGATCGCGCAAACCAAACTACAGCCACTTCAAGATGGGCAGGTACTTGTTCGCAATCTCTATATGTCAGTTGACCCATATATGCGTGGTCGTATGAGCGACAGGAAATCATACGTTCCACCTTTTGAATTAGGCAAACCGCTTAATGGCGGTGCAGTTGGCGAAGTATTAGAGTCACGGGCTAAAGAATTCAATCAAGGCGATATTGTGACTTCCAGCTTTGGCTGGCGAGAATACTTCATCGCAGCACCAAAAGAGTTGCATCTAGTCAGCCAGGAGGTGCAACCATTATCAGTTTATCTCGGTGCCCTTGGGATGACGGGTATGACTGCTTGGGTGGGATTAAATTTGGTAAACGTCAAAGCTGGCGACGTGATTTTTATTTCGGGAGCCGCAGGTGCGGTGGGAAGTGTGGCTGGGCAACTAGCCAAATTGCGTGGATGCCGTACGATCGGTTCAGCAGGTTCCATGGAAAAAGTCAAGTTCCTACAGGAAGAATGTGGATTTGATATTGCTTTTGATTATAAAGCCGCTCCTATCCTCGAACAATTGAACCGAGAGGTTCCAGATGGCATTGATGTCTATTTTGATAATGTGGGAGGTGAAATGCTTGAAGCAGCGCTCTCAGTATTAAAAGTGCATGGGCGGATTATCGCTTGTGGCGGCATTTCTGGTTACAATCAGGAGAAGCAGCCTGGTCCTTCTAATCTATTTAACATGATTACTAAACGGTTAACGATGAAGGGACTAATTGTTAGTGATTGGCTAGCTCATCAGCAAGAATTTGAACAGGAAGTAGGTAAATATTTCCGAGACGGAAAACTGAAGAATAAAGAAACAGTGGTAATCGGAATCGAGCAAGCAGTGAGCGCGTTCATCGGACTATTTGAAGGAAAAAATGTTGGCAAGATGGTGGTGAAATTGGATTAG
- a CDS encoding ABC transporter permease, which produces MINRRLLALLIKESTELLRNRQLVIFLTIAPIISMVIFGYVMNSNVTNLRLSILDQNQVAISRDFVDAFTANHVFLATRHTNSQQTLTQQVERGEVDAGLIIPPSFDRDLLQTGKSEVQVVVDGINAYSSGLAKGYVSQITTQFNLDLLQRYQPVSTGLEVPVQTEMTLRYNPGMLDSWFFVPGVLGAIITLSAILAAAVEAVREKDQGTLEQLLMTPVASTYILISKIVPISALLTGTLLICFLVAHWVFALPFRGNLFLLLLFSILYIQIGVAIGLAISTFSENKLQTILIGIFLNIPIILLGGAVTAVNSMPLVFRWIAQINPLYHYLIILRSILLKGAGLEVWGLNAIAMIVFATVTVLVSANRYRSQLS; this is translated from the coding sequence ATGATAAATCGCCGTCTATTGGCTCTGTTAATCAAAGAAAGCACTGAACTATTGCGTAATCGCCAACTGGTTATCTTTCTCACAATCGCCCCGATTATTTCAATGGTGATTTTTGGCTATGTGATGAATTCCAATGTGACGAACTTACGGCTGAGTATTTTGGATCAAAATCAGGTGGCAATCAGCCGAGATTTTGTGGATGCGTTTACTGCAAATCATGTGTTTCTTGCGACTCGCCACACCAACAGTCAACAAACTCTCACCCAACAAGTTGAGCGGGGTGAAGTCGATGCTGGATTAATCATTCCACCTAGTTTTGATCGGGATTTGCTGCAAACTGGAAAATCAGAAGTTCAGGTTGTGGTTGATGGAATTAACGCCTACAGTTCTGGACTTGCAAAGGGCTATGTCAGCCAAATTACAACTCAATTTAACTTAGATTTACTCCAACGCTATCAACCTGTGTCAACTGGGTTAGAAGTCCCCGTTCAAACTGAAATGACGTTGCGCTACAATCCCGGAATGCTTGATAGTTGGTTCTTTGTTCCTGGTGTGCTGGGCGCAATCATCACCTTGAGTGCTATTCTGGCTGCGGCTGTGGAAGCGGTTCGAGAAAAGGATCAAGGAACACTAGAACAGTTGTTGATGACTCCAGTTGCATCAACTTATATTTTGATTTCTAAAATTGTGCCGATATCTGCTTTACTCACAGGTACATTGCTGATTTGTTTCCTCGTTGCTCACTGGGTTTTTGCCTTACCTTTTCGCGGAAATTTATTTTTATTACTGCTATTTTCTATTCTCTACATTCAGATTGGTGTTGCCATTGGACTGGCAATTTCCACATTTTCTGAGAACAAATTGCAAACAATTTTGATTGGGATATTTCTCAATATTCCCATTATTTTATTAGGCGGGGCGGTGACGGCGGTGAATAGTATGCCGCTTGTATTTCGCTGGATTGCCCAAATTAATCCCCTTTATCATTACTTGATCATTCTTCGCAGCATTCTTCTTAAAGGTGCAGGTTTGGAAGTTTGGGGTTTAAATGCGATCGCCATGATTGTATTTGCAACCGTGACAGTTCTGGTGAGTGCAAATCGCTACCGTAGTCAATTAAGTTAA
- a CDS encoding HlyD family secretion protein, with protein sequence MSQTINSAKPITTPPKSDEPKIPTPKKPRRWLWILGGTVAIASVGFGVWYGFFRPQPANIIQFNGRIEGYETDVSTKGIGRVEEVTVREGDTVKKGQLLVRLSDEEVQSELSAATAQVNAAKQREAYARLQISILADQLADANLNLQQSQGDTQGKVAEANALVSTAKAVVKQEQARVLEARALVEQARVDSDRYAHLAIEGAETKQRYEVARTVYNTAKAALQSRLAAVEAAQTAVNIAQGKLTQAQTTTLNPGRQQTNVSRFETQAQQARNTIAAAQADVKTAQANQQLIQSRLNNLTVKSPIDGVVTTRSVEPGTVVLPSRPLLRVVDLSQVYLRGFIPGGQIAQVRVGQLANVYLDNDPKHQKSFKATVTAIDSKASFTPENVYFQSDRVQQVFGVKLSLEQRERLAKPGMPADGEIPLN encoded by the coding sequence ATGTCACAAACAATCAATTCTGCCAAACCGATTACAACCCCGCCAAAGTCTGACGAGCCAAAAATTCCCACTCCGAAAAAACCCCGACGCTGGTTGTGGATTTTGGGCGGGACTGTGGCGATCGCATCTGTCGGCTTTGGAGTCTGGTATGGGTTTTTTCGTCCCCAACCTGCAAACATCATTCAATTCAATGGACGGATAGAAGGCTATGAAACCGATGTCAGCACCAAGGGCATTGGTCGAGTGGAGGAAGTTACTGTGCGGGAAGGAGATACAGTCAAAAAAGGACAATTATTAGTGCGTCTTAGTGATGAAGAGGTACAATCTGAACTGAGCGCAGCCACAGCCCAGGTAAATGCGGCAAAACAACGAGAAGCTTACGCCCGCTTACAAATCTCTATTCTCGCAGATCAACTCGCAGATGCTAATCTGAATTTACAGCAATCCCAAGGTGACACCCAAGGTAAAGTTGCGGAAGCTAACGCCCTTGTCTCAACCGCAAAGGCTGTTGTGAAACAAGAACAAGCACGAGTTTTAGAAGCGCGGGCATTAGTTGAACAGGCGCGGGTAGATAGCGATCGCTATGCCCATCTGGCGATTGAAGGAGCAGAAACCAAACAACGCTATGAAGTGGCGCGAACCGTTTACAATACTGCCAAAGCTGCTCTGCAAAGCCGTTTAGCAGCTGTGGAAGCCGCACAAACAGCTGTTAATATTGCTCAGGGAAAATTGACGCAAGCACAAACCACAACCCTAAATCCAGGGCGACAACAAACTAATGTCAGTCGATTCGAGACACAAGCACAACAGGCACGCAACACAATAGCAGCCGCCCAAGCTGATGTAAAAACTGCCCAAGCAAATCAACAATTGATTCAGAGTCGCTTGAACAATCTGACGGTGAAAAGCCCGATTGATGGCGTTGTTACGACACGCAGCGTTGAACCAGGTACAGTGGTTTTACCATCGCGCCCCTTGCTGAGAGTTGTAGACTTGAGTCAAGTTTATCTGCGGGGCTTTATTCCCGGTGGGCAAATTGCTCAAGTTCGCGTCGGACAACTTGCCAATGTTTATTTAGATAACGATCCCAAACACCAAAAGTCTTTTAAAGCAACCGTTACCGCCATAGATTCTAAAGCCTCCTTTACCCCAGAGAACGTTTATTTTCAGAGCGATCGCGTGCAACAGGTATTTGGTGTGAAACTAAGCCTCGAACAACGAGAAAGACTAGCAAAACCGGGAATGCCTGCGGATGGAGAAATTCCCTTGAATTAA